A window of Clostridium taeniosporum genomic DNA:
AGATACTGCACTACTTATATTAACCATAGGCATAATGATTATAGAATCTATTCTTGTTGCTGATGTATATGCTGCAATAGTTACAACGCCATAAGTATTCACTAACACTTGAACAAATAAGTTTCCTATTGATACTATTGCCTGTTGTATTATTGATGGTATAGCTATCTTACAAATTTTTTTTAATATATAGATATCAAATATTCTATATATATCATCATCTTTTATTCTTTTTAATTTTATTAAAAGATAGGTTAATGAAGCCATTGCAGAAATTCCTTGAGCTATTAAAGTTGCATATGCAGCTCCTACTACTCCACTTTTAAACTTTACTACAAATAAAAAGTCCAATACCACATTCAAAATAGAAGAAAAGATTAAAAAATACAATGGTATTTTAGAATTTCCTAAAGCATTAAATACTCCTGTATTAATATTATAAACAAATAAAAAAACTACTCCTATCATATATATTTTCATATAATTATCGGCATCTGTTAATATCTCCTCTGGAGTTTTCAGAATTTGTAGTACAGAATTACTTGTAGTTATTCCTAAAATCATTAATATTGTGCTAAATATTGTTATGGATATGATTGATGTATAAATTGCAGTTTTCATATCACCTATTTGCTTTGCACCAAACATTTGAGATATTATAACTGAACAACCAATACTTGCTCCTGTAGCAATTGTTATAAATAAAAAAGCCATAGGATATGATGCACCTACAGCAGCTAATGCATTTGCTCCTATAAAATTTCCTACAATTACAGAATCTACAATATTGTAAACTTGTTGAAATATATTTCCTATAACCATTGGAATAGCAAATAAAAGTACTATTTTTCCAGGTTTACCCTTTGTCATATCCCTTACCATTTAACTCCTTCTTTCAAACTTCTTAATTATTGTATCGTTTATTTATAATAAAAATTTTTTTTCTAAATATAATAAAAAAAATCAAAGGAGAAATTTAAAATATATTTCATCCTTTGAGATTTATAATTAAATATATGATTATTTTGTACTTTATATACTTTTATCTTATCCAAGCTCCATTATAACCTAATCTATATCCATTAATAGTTGTATTACTAACCATTGCTCCTGAATAATCTAAATAATACCATTTGCCACTATAACAAACCCAACCTGTTAGCATTTTTCCATCTTCACTTAAATAATACCATTTACCATTTATATTTTTCCATCCAATTACCATATCACCGTTATAGTTTAAATAATACCAAGAACCATTTAAATTAACCCATCCTCTTTGCATTATTCCAAAAGAATCCATATGGTACCATCTTCCATTTATAAAGTTCCATCCAGTAATCCTTTTTCCACCTACTATATATTGCCAATTACTATTATTAAACATACTCCATCCTTCATTAAATGATACTGTAGTTGAAAGAGGAGTTTCACTTAATACATAATCTGAGCAATGAGTTATTGTAAATGACACTTTATCATATTTTACTTTAACATCTGATTCAACTAACTCTAATGATTTTGTATTTTTATTATAGTAATAAACATACATATTTTTACCATTATATTTAGAACCTATTTCAGCTTCAATCTTTGCTTTTCCAGGTAATTTCCCGTCATATTTTAAATATAAATTAACTACATTTACTCCATTTAAAATATTTTTTATTTCTGATTCATTAGGAGAAGTTGTATCAATAGTTGTATCTAGCTTATTATCCATTTCTGAAACATTGTCAATATCATCTCCATCAAAAGTCCAACTATAATCATCACCTTCAAGAATTAAGGTCTTATCATCATTATCCTTTAAACATTCAAAAACATCCTTTTCTACCTTTGGATAATCTGAAACATCATAAGATATATTATCAGCTCGTGAGTCTTCAATTTTATCATTTATTCTATCAGTATCAACAGTACTTCCTGATCCCCTACCTGATGATCTATGATGCCTTGAAGATCTTTTTTCATCAATACTACTTGTTCTATCACTCATTACTTTTACTTCTTCACCATCTATAGTAACTATTACTTCTACTTTTATATACTTATCTTCATCACTACTTCTTAATTTATATTCATTATCTGTTTCACCAGATATTTTACTAAAGTCTTCATCTTTATGCTTTGATCTATACCATTGATACTTTACTTTATCTGGAGATATAATCTTACCATTTTTATAAGCTGTTACATTAGCCTCTAATTCTCTTCCAACTCTTTCACTTCCTGAAATTGATACTGTAGCATATTTTTCTCTTTGAACAACTACTTTTAATGATGTTTTTACTAAAACTTCATTTTTATCATTAAGCCACTCATATTTATATAAGTCATTTTTATAAGTATTTACTGTCGGCTCCCATACACTTCCTTTTTTGATTGCTACAGGTATATATTTAATGTAACTTCCACCCTTTACTTCATTTGAACCAGATAATAATACATATTCTTTGTTAGAAGATAAATCTTTTATTTTAGATGGTTTAATACTTGCTGGAGTAATAAGTTTCACCCCTATATAGGCAGTGTTAGCTGTTGAATCAATAGTTCCTTTTAAACCTCCTAATTTTTTGCTTTGTTCAGTATTAAAATTATTAGGCAAATTAATAGTTATAGTTCCTGATGTTGTAGTAGTTACATTTATTCCTGTTCCTTTAACATTTGAATATGGCTCTATCTTTTGATTAACTTCATTAACTGTACTAGCTTCATCAGCATAGGCTTTAACATTAAAAAGTGTGGAATTTGGTACAATTGCTCCTGCTTGCATTCCAGTTATAGCTGCAAGAACTAATGCTATAGTCTTTGAATGCATATTTTTTTTCATTAATATCTCCCCTGTCTTTTCTTACCATTAAAATGTAATTTTTTATTTGTACTATGTATAAATAAAAATATAAGTTTAATAATACTTAATAATTTAATTATATACACCTTTCATATAATTATAACATTATTGGAAAATTTTTTCATACCTTTTAAATAACACAAAACTTATTAAAAATTAATTTAATCTTATATAAAATAATTAAACTCAAATGAAGGAAAAAAATTAAATACTTAGAATATATATTATATATGGTATTATTTGGAAATAGGAGGTTTTTATTATGTTAAAAAATAAAAAGAAATTTATAATGTCTATGGCACTAAGCCTTGTACTTATGTCATCTTCTGTACCGGCATTAGCAACTACTACACAAGATAAAGACACTAATCAAAAAGTAACTTCAGAATCTTCTTATGACTTAAAAGATTTAAATGAACAACTAGTTATGGGAGTAACTTGGATGCAATCTTCTGCTGAATACAGAGCATTATGTTATCAAGCTTACAATACCGGGAAAACAATTGTAAATGAAGCTGCCTCAAATTTTAAACAAGGTGACAAACCTTTAGCAATAATTACTGATTGTGATGAAGCTGTTATTGATAATAACGAATATGAAGCAGGTTTAATAGGTCAAAAAGCTGGTTATAGTGAAAAAACATGGACACAATGGGTAGATCATGCTGATGCAAAAGCCATGCCTGGAGCAAAAGAATTTTTGAATTATGCTGCTGATAAAGGTGTTGAAATATTCTATGTGACCGGTAGAAATGAAAAAACTTGCCTTGATGGAACTATTAAAAATCTAAAAAAATTAGGCTATCCATGTGTAGATAAAAAACATATGCGTTTGAAAACTGATAGTAGTAATAAACAACCTAGGATGGATGAAATAATCAAAGACTACAATGTAATAATATATATGGGAGATGATGCTGGTGATTTTCCTATAAACTCTTACGGTAAAGATGTAGAAGACAGAAATCAATTAGTTGATGTAAACAAAAATAATTTTGGAACACATTTTTTAATATTACCAAATCCAGTATATGGACATTGGGAAAGTGCTCTTGCTAAAGATTATTTTAAATTAAGTCCAGCTGAAAAAGATAATGTAAGAAAATTACACTTAAAAACTTGGACATCTAATGAAAATAATAATTAAATAAAAAAATCCTAAAATGGAAAATTAATTAATAAAAATAGTAGATTAGTTTATTTACATAAAATAACTAATCTACTACTTATATAATTCCTAATAAATTAAAATGATGCGTTTTAAGAGATTCAACCCCCTAATCCATACCTTAGAGAGGCGTTACTCTATCCAACTGAGGTAAAAACGCATATATTCAATACACAAGTATCTACATAAAACTACTATAAACAATTTGCTCGTTTATTACATGTTACATAATTAAAATTGTCAATATTATTTTATTAAAATATTCAATGTAATAAATATTTCATCTAGAATACTTCTTCTTTATAAGCATTTGACTTGTTAAAAAGAAAATTATGTAAAATGTGGATAATAGTATTGACTTAAAAACTAAAATTGTTTATACTATATCATAGTAAAACGATAAGAATTAAATGCAATGATTAGAAAAGTAGATATATATACTTTACACAGAGATAGTCTTATTTGCTGAAAAAGACTTTAAAGTAATTTATCAATGAGTGCATCTATGAGCTATTTTTTCGAAAAGCTAAAGCTAAGTAGATCAAATCGGTTAAACACCCGTTATAGTGTTATGATATGTTTGTATCTAATTAGAACGAGTTATATGTATTTTAAATATACATATAAACAGAGTGGAACCGCGGAGTATATAACTTCTGCCTCTGTAATTAAGAGGTGGAAGTTTTTTTATACATTTTATACATATTAATAAAAAGGGGAATTTAACAATGAAAAAACTTTTTAATAACTTTATTTTCAAACTAGTTATAGCTGTACTAATAGGTGTGTTAATAGGAACTTATTCTAGCACTAATTTAATTCAAATTATATCTACTATTAAGTACGTGCTTGGACAAATAATATTCTTTTCTATACCATTAATAATATTAGGTTTTATTGCACCTTCTATTTCAAAACTTAAAGGAAATGCTAGTAAATTACTAAGCTATGCAGTAGTAATTGCATATTCATCTTCTGTATTTGCAGCAATTTTCTCTATGTTTGCAGGATATAGTATTATCCCTAAATTATCAATAATTTCTAATAATACTGTAACAAAAAAATTACCTGAATTGCTTTTTAAACTTGACATACCACCAATTATGAGTGTTATGAGTGCATTAATACTGGCACTATTCTTAGGACTAGCAACAGCATGGACTAAATCTGATTTAGTTGAAAAATTATTAGAACAATTTCAAAATATAATATTAAGTATTGTTGAAAAAATTATAATTCCTATACTACCTTTATTTATTGCTACAAATTTTGCATGTTTAGCTTATGAAGGTGGTATAAGTAAACAATTGCCTATTTTCTTTAAGGTTGTAATTATAGTAATTATCGGACATTTTATTTGGCTTACTATTCTATATTCAATTGCTGGAATTATATCAAAAGAAAATCCATGGCAAGTTTTTAAAAATTATGGTCCAGCTTATTTTACTGCTGTTGGTACAATGTCAAGTGCAGCAACATTGCCGGTTGCATTAAAATGTGCTAAAAAATCTAAAATTATAACAAAAGATATTGTGGATTTTGCCATACCTTTATGTTCAAATATACATTTATGTGGATCAGTTTTAACAGAAGTATTCTTTATAATGACAGTTTCACAAATTCTATATGGTAATTTACCTAATATTTCAACTATGATTCTATTTATAGTATTACTTGGAATATTCGCTATAGGTGCACCAGGGGTTCCAGGTGGAACTGTTATGGCTTCATTAGGACTTATTACAGGTATACTTGGATTTAATGAAGCTGGAACTGCTCTTATATTAACTATATTCGCACTTCAAGATAGTTTTGGAACAGCATGTAATGTAACAGGAGATGGAGCTATTGCCTTAATGCTTACAAGAATAAGAAGTAAAAAATAATTTTTATAATAATATATAAAAGAGACCGTAAACGTATAAGTCAATATGTTTATTGTCTCTTTTAAAATATAATATTTAGTTAAAGCATAACTTCATATTTTGAAAAACTTATACTTTAATAAAAGCTTAAATATTTAACTTTTTATATTAGATTAAGTTCTCTTATGTTTTAGTACACCTATACTAAAAAGCATGATAATTGGAAAAACAATAGCACATAATAATCCTACTTTTAATCCAACGTTATTTGTACTAATATTAGATATGAAATTTATAATATTAGAACTCTCCTTTTCAACTGAGCTAGAAACCATTCCAACTAATCCTGGACCTACAGCACAACCTACATCCCCAGCTAATGCAAGAAATGCAAACATACTTGTACCACCTTGTGGACAATATTTGGCAGATAAACTAAACACACCTGGCCACATAATACCAACTGATAAACCACATAGTCCACATCCAATTAATGATACAATAGAAATCGGAGCAAATACTGCAATAAAATAACTAACTACACAAAGCATACTACTAAATGAAATAAATTTTTCTAAATTAATTTTTTCACCAAAATTTCCATAAAATGCACGAGACACTCCCATAAGAGTTGCAAATAAGCATGGCCCAAATAAATCACCAATTGTTTTTGAAACATTAAGTCCTGCTTCTGCAAAAACAGATGCCCATTGGCTCATAGCTTGTTCAGCTGCACCTGAACATATCATTAACAACAAAAATAAACAAAAATATTTAAGCTTAAATATGCTTTTCATAGGAAGCTTTATTTCTTCTTCACCAAATATATTAATAGGCACTCTTGTAAAGCATATAGCATTTATAAATGGAATAGTAGCCCAAATTATAGCTAAATAATTCCATTTATTTATTCCAAATATGACAAAATAAATGGTAGAAATAATTACAACAAATACATGTCCCCAGCAATAAAATGAATGGAGTAAACTCATTGCAGAAGCTTTTGCATCATTAGGTAATGCTTCTACAATTGGGCTTATTAGAACCTCAATTATCCCACCACCAATTGCATATAATATAATAGAAATTACTAGCCCAATAAAAGGATTAGAAAATATGTATGGAAATACACCTAAGCCAATTAACCCTAATGCTGAAAAAATATGAGCACCAACTATTGATACACGATAACCTATTTTATCTACATATCGTGCTGATAAAAAATCAACGAAAATCTGTGTGCCAAAATTAAGGGTAACAAGCAAACTAATTTGATCTAAGGATATTTTAAATTCCCTTTGAAAGGTTAAAAATAATAATGGTACAAAATTATTTACAATTGCTTGAGTAATATATCCTACATAACTAGCATACATAGTCTTTTTATAATTATTTTTCATATAACACCTCTTATACTATAATTTTAGTTCTTACTACGTTTTTTCTAAAACAATTCTTTAATATAATTCTACATTTTCACATATACTCTGAAAATAAATTACCTATTAAATTTATATTTCGCATCATAATATATTTTAAATTATTAAATCTTAAACAATAAAAATCCATAGTATGTTTTTTTAATATTATAAATAATTATCAACTCTATATTGTTCATGTACTTTCTTTCCTAATAAAGTAATTGCTTGTTTTGGACAACTGCTTATACATCTATAACACATAGTACATTTTTCTTTTACTTCAATTTTACCATTTAGTAATTTGAGGTTACCCATTGGACATAATTTTACACAAAGGCCACAACTTGTACACTTCGTTTTTTCTATCTTTAATTTATCAGAATAATTTTTTGTTTTATTAAAAAACCATAATCGCTGACCAAACAATCCTGCAATATGATAAAAAGCATTAATACCTTCTTTGGGAGGCCTTCCCTCTTTTAATCTTTTCACAGCATCATTAATTTTCTCATCAGCTTCTTTTATAATCTGCTTATTCTGTTCTAATGATTTCTTCAATAATTTTACATCACAAATACAATCAGGCATTTTTAAGTGAAGTCCACCTACAACTTTTGCACCATATTTTTTAAATAAACGTGCTGAACATCCTGCTCCATCTCCACTAAAAAGTCCCATTGTAACAATTATAAAAATTTTTTTATCCTTAAATTTTTTTTGTTTTCTTTAATAAAATCATTAATAATTTTTGGAAGATTGCTATAATAAATAGGATAAGCAAATACAATAAAATCATTTTTCTTTATTTCATTAACCACAGATGGTTCTTCTATTGAAATTATAGAATTAGCAGCACTATACTTTTTTACAAATTTAGATATACAATGTTTTGTATTTCCTGTACCACTAAAATATATGCCAACCATATAAATCACCTCATTTATAAATTATTATATACCTTGTGAATATTTTACCATATTTTCCAAAATACCGTCACTTAATTTTCAAAGTTTAACACTATTTTATATAAAATTTCATAATATACAACAGAAAGACTTTAGACTTAATAAGATGTAACTTAAAGTTTTGAACAAATTTAATCACATTAGGTCTAATTATTACTTTATAGGAGATGTAATTTAATGAAAAAAGGCTTAAAACTAGTACTTTCTTTAGCTATGATTATTACATTGACTCTTTCTTTAACTGCTTGTAATTCTAATAACACTTCTAAAACTCAAGAGGAAAATGCTAAAATTACTGTTCGCTTAAATGAAGTTACTCGTTCTGTTTTTTATGGTCCAATGTATGTTGCTATAAGTGAAGGATTCTTTGAAAAAGAAGGAATTGCTATCAATCTCCAAACTGGACAAGGAGCAGATAAAGTTATGCAAGCTGTTTTAAGTAAAAATGCTGATATTGGCTTCTGTGGTCCTGAACAAGTAATTTATATTAACAATCAAGGAAGAGAAGATTATCCTGTAGTCTTTGCTGGGCTTACACAAAAAGATGGTTCTTTCTTAGTAGGAAGAAATAAAGAATCAAACTTTGATTGGAATACATTAAAAGGAAAAGAAGTTATTGGTGGAAGACCTGGTGGGGTTCCTGCTATGGCTTTAGAATACGCTATGAAAAATAATAATATAACTCCTAATACTGACGTTAATATGATAACTAATATAGACTTTGCTGCTGCTTCTGGCGCATTCAAAGGTGGTACTGGCGATTATGTGGCTTTATTTGAACCTACTGCTTCAATGCTTGAAAAAGAAGGTAGTGGAAGTATACTTGCATCTATTGGAGAAAACTCAGGAGTTATTCCATATACTTGTTTCTTTACAACTAAATCATATTTAGACAATAATAAAGAGACAATAGCAAAATTCACAAAAGCTATATATGAAGGTCAAAAATGGTATTTTTCACACACACCTGAAGAAATAGCTGATTCAATAATTAAATACTTTCCTGGAACTGACAGAGATATAATAATAAGAGTTATTAATAATTACAATAAAATAGATGCTTTAGCTCATGAACCTTCAATTAAAGAAGAAAATTTAAATAGATTAATAGAGATAATTCAAGAGTATGATGATTCATTAATTCCTTCAAAACCTGATTTTAACAAAATTGTAGATAATAGTTTTGCTGAAAAAGCAACTAAATAAATTTAACTTTGGTGATTTATTTTGAGTTTGCTTAAAATCTCTAATTTATCTATGAATTATCACTCACTGAAGGGTGAAACTAAAGCATTAAATAATATTAGTTTTGAAGTAAATGATGGAGAATTTATATCAATACTAGGACCATCTGGATGTGGTAAATCTACTCTTCTTAATATAATAAGTGGATTATTAGAAGCTTCTAGTGGAACTATACTTTATAAAAATGAAGATATAAAAAACAACTTAAATAAAATAGGTTATATGTTTCAAAAAGATCATTTATTTGAATGGCTAAATGTATGGGACAATGTATTAATAGGATTAAAGATTAAAAAGCTAATCACTAAAGAAGCTATAGAAAGAGTAACTGAACTGTTACAAACCTATGGATTATCAAAATTTAAAGAACATTATCCTAGTGAATTATCAGGAGGAATGAGACAAAGAGTTGCTCTTATAAGAACTTTGGCTCTTAACCCAGAAATACTATTTTTAGATGAACCTTTTTC
This region includes:
- a CDS encoding MATE family efflux transporter, with the protein product MVRDMTKGKPGKIVLLFAIPMVIGNIFQQVYNIVDSVIVGNFIGANALAAVGASYPMAFLFITIATGASIGCSVIISQMFGAKQIGDMKTAIYTSIISITIFSTILMILGITTSNSVLQILKTPEEILTDADNYMKIYMIGVVFLFVYNINTGVFNALGNSKIPLYFLIFSSILNVVLDFLFVVKFKSGVVGAAYATLIAQGISAMASLTYLLIKLKRIKDDDIYRIFDIYILKKICKIAIPSIIQQAIVSIGNLFVQVLVNTYGVVTIAAYTSATRIDSIIIMPMVNISSAVSTFTAQNIGAGLIERVKNGYKAALKMIGIFCFIIAILLHEYAENVIGIFIDSDINKEAINIGIQYITVVSVFYVLMGIMITTNGVLRGAGDIKVFMISTLCNLSLRVIAAYVLSYFIGSKAIWWAIPLGWILASTISVLRYRSGKWKMGKLV
- a CDS encoding N-acetylmuramoyl-L-alanine amidase family protein, whose amino-acid sequence is MKKNMHSKTIALVLAAITGMQAGAIVPNSTLFNVKAYADEASTVNEVNQKIEPYSNVKGTGINVTTTTSGTITINLPNNFNTEQSKKLGGLKGTIDSTANTAYIGVKLITPASIKPSKIKDLSSNKEYVLLSGSNEVKGGSYIKYIPVAIKKGSVWEPTVNTYKNDLYKYEWLNDKNEVLVKTSLKVVVQREKYATVSISGSERVGRELEANVTAYKNGKIISPDKVKYQWYRSKHKDEDFSKISGETDNEYKLRSSDEDKYIKVEVIVTIDGEEVKVMSDRTSSIDEKRSSRHHRSSGRGSGSTVDTDRINDKIEDSRADNISYDVSDYPKVEKDVFECLKDNDDKTLILEGDDYSWTFDGDDIDNVSEMDNKLDTTIDTTSPNESEIKNILNGVNVVNLYLKYDGKLPGKAKIEAEIGSKYNGKNMYVYYYNKNTKSLELVESDVKVKYDKVSFTITHCSDYVLSETPLSTTVSFNEGWSMFNNSNWQYIVGGKRITGWNFINGRWYHMDSFGIMQRGWVNLNGSWYYLNYNGDMVIGWKNINGKWYYLSEDGKMLTGWVCYSGKWYYLDYSGAMVSNTTINGYRLGYNGAWIR
- a CDS encoding 5'-nucleotidase, lipoprotein e(P4) family; translation: MLKNKKKFIMSMALSLVLMSSSVPALATTTQDKDTNQKVTSESSYDLKDLNEQLVMGVTWMQSSAEYRALCYQAYNTGKTIVNEAASNFKQGDKPLAIITDCDEAVIDNNEYEAGLIGQKAGYSEKTWTQWVDHADAKAMPGAKEFLNYAADKGVEIFYVTGRNEKTCLDGTIKNLKKLGYPCVDKKHMRLKTDSSNKQPRMDEIIKDYNVIIYMGDDAGDFPINSYGKDVEDRNQLVDVNKNNFGTHFLILPNPVYGHWESALAKDYFKLSPAEKDNVRKLHLKTWTSNENNN
- a CDS encoding dicarboxylate/amino acid:cation symporter — translated: MKKLFNNFIFKLVIAVLIGVLIGTYSSTNLIQIISTIKYVLGQIIFFSIPLIILGFIAPSISKLKGNASKLLSYAVVIAYSSSVFAAIFSMFAGYSIIPKLSIISNNTVTKKLPELLFKLDIPPIMSVMSALILALFLGLATAWTKSDLVEKLLEQFQNIILSIVEKIIIPILPLFIATNFACLAYEGGISKQLPIFFKVVIIVIIGHFIWLTILYSIAGIISKENPWQVFKNYGPAYFTAVGTMSSAATLPVALKCAKKSKIITKDIVDFAIPLCSNIHLCGSVLTEVFFIMTVSQILYGNLPNISTMILFIVLLGIFAIGAPGVPGGTVMASLGLITGILGFNEAGTALILTIFALQDSFGTACNVTGDGAIALMLTRIRSKK
- a CDS encoding MFS transporter yields the protein MKNNYKKTMYASYVGYITQAIVNNFVPLLFLTFQREFKISLDQISLLVTLNFGTQIFVDFLSARYVDKIGYRVSIVGAHIFSALGLIGLGVFPYIFSNPFIGLVISIILYAIGGGIIEVLISPIVEALPNDAKASAMSLLHSFYCWGHVFVVIISTIYFVIFGINKWNYLAIIWATIPFINAICFTRVPINIFGEEEIKLPMKSIFKLKYFCLFLLLMICSGAAEQAMSQWASVFAEAGLNVSKTIGDLFGPCLFATLMGVSRAFYGNFGEKINLEKFISFSSMLCVVSYFIAVFAPISIVSLIGCGLCGLSVGIMWPGVFSLSAKYCPQGGTSMFAFLALAGDVGCAVGPGLVGMVSSSVEKESSNIINFISNISTNNVGLKVGLLCAIVFPIIMLFSIGVLKHKRT
- a CDS encoding EFR1 family ferrodoxin (N-terminal region resembles flavodoxins. C-terminal ferrodoxin region binds two 4Fe-4S clusters.), producing the protein MGLFSGDGAGCSARLFKKYGAKVVGGLHLKMPDCICDVKLLKKSLEQNKQIIKEADEKINDAVKRLKEGRPPKEGINAFYHIAGLFGQRLWFFNKTKNYSDKLKIEKTKCTSCGLCVKLCPMGNLKLLNGKIEVKEKCTMCYRCISSCPKQAITLLGKKVHEQYRVDNYL
- a CDS encoding flavodoxin family protein, with the translated sequence MVGIYFSGTGNTKHCISKFVKKYSAANSIISIEEPSVVNEIKKNDFIVFAYPIYYSNLPKIINDFIKENKKNLRIKKFL
- a CDS encoding ABC transporter substrate-binding protein encodes the protein MKKGLKLVLSLAMIITLTLSLTACNSNNTSKTQEENAKITVRLNEVTRSVFYGPMYVAISEGFFEKEGIAINLQTGQGADKVMQAVLSKNADIGFCGPEQVIYINNQGREDYPVVFAGLTQKDGSFLVGRNKESNFDWNTLKGKEVIGGRPGGVPAMALEYAMKNNNITPNTDVNMITNIDFAAASGAFKGGTGDYVALFEPTASMLEKEGSGSILASIGENSGVIPYTCFFTTKSYLDNNKETIAKFTKAIYEGQKWYFSHTPEEIADSIIKYFPGTDRDIIIRVINNYNKIDALAHEPSIKEENLNRLIEIIQEYDDSLIPSKPDFNKIVDNSFAEKATK
- a CDS encoding ABC transporter ATP-binding protein; its protein translation is MSLLKISNLSMNYHSLKGETKALNNISFEVNDGEFISILGPSGCGKSTLLNIISGLLEASSGTILYKNEDIKNNLNKIGYMFQKDHLFEWLNVWDNVLIGLKIKKLITKEAIERVTELLQTYGLSKFKEHYPSELSGGMRQRVALIRTLALNPEILFLDEPFSALDYQSRLLVCDDVFKIIKKEKKTALMVTHDISEAISTSSRILVLSQRPAQIKKDVDIIFSKKDITPFERRKEPEFRGYFNDLWKELDQSNE